In Pseudovibrio brasiliensis, the following are encoded in one genomic region:
- a CDS encoding RusA family crossover junction endodeoxyribonuclease gives MIEIDFPIEFLVKGTPVSLQAKRAEAREEWKEIVKAASTTAIETPHMVSDKILAVTIYYFPEEAMQGDIDNIVKPILDALNRHIYFDDNQVERLVVQKFEPDRVFEFQNVTQTLQDALEGKPPVLYIKISDNPHEELR, from the coding sequence GTGATTGAAATTGATTTCCCAATTGAGTTTTTGGTGAAAGGAACCCCCGTCTCGCTACAGGCTAAGCGTGCCGAGGCTCGTGAAGAATGGAAGGAAATAGTGAAGGCGGCTAGTACAACTGCGATTGAGACACCTCACATGGTCTCAGATAAAATTCTTGCTGTTACGATTTACTATTTCCCAGAAGAAGCGATGCAAGGAGATATTGACAATATTGTTAAACCAATTCTTGATGCATTGAATCGCCATATCTACTTCGATGATAATCAAGTTGAACGACTTGTTGTGCAAAAGTTTGAACCCGATAGAGTGTTTGAGTTTCAGAATGTTACTCAAACACTACAAGATGCGTTAGAAGGCAAGCCTCCTGTTCTCTATATAAAGATTTCAGACAACCCTCATGAGGAACTGAGATGA
- a CDS encoding peptide chain release factor 3, which yields MSTAGTEAFKARRTFAIISHPDAGKTTLTEKLLLGGGAIRAAGQVRARGERRRARSDWMKIEQERGISVSSSVMTFERNGIIYNLLDTPGHEDFSEDTYRTLTAVDAAIMVIDAAKGIESQTRKLFEVCRLRDIPIITFVNKIDREGRHALEILDEIQEALALDVTPMSWPVGMGSDFFGVYDHIGNRFFTSTEGRGGPLDTIKDVKGLEDPELIGELFDNIRDELEENVELGGAGYSEFDQESFLEGHLTPVFFGSALRDYGIDQILDFIAAHAPSPHSQPATGGRTIVPEENKVTGFVFKVQANMDPKHRDRIAFVRLCSGTFKRGMKLKHVRAGKPITVSAPIFFFAEEREIAEKAYPGDVIGVPNHGQLRVGDTLSEGEEIHVTGLPAFAPEILRRVRLTDTMRVKQMRRGLEDLAEEGLVQIFKPAIGTNWIVGVVGVLQLDVVVDRLKAEYQTEIGFEPVMYNTARWAECTDPLKLDKFLETNRAHVALDRDDKPVYLFKNAWEVTYVGEKNPDISFRETREIVHTS from the coding sequence ATGAGCACAGCAGGCACGGAAGCCTTTAAGGCGCGCCGCACATTCGCGATCATCTCTCACCCGGATGCCGGTAAAACCACACTCACAGAGAAGCTGCTTCTGGGTGGTGGTGCGATCCGCGCAGCGGGTCAGGTCCGCGCCCGTGGTGAGCGTCGCCGCGCCCGTTCTGACTGGATGAAGATTGAGCAGGAACGCGGCATCTCCGTTTCAAGTTCCGTGATGACCTTCGAGCGCAACGGCATCATCTATAACCTGTTGGATACGCCGGGCCACGAAGACTTTTCTGAAGACACCTACCGTACACTGACAGCAGTGGACGCTGCGATCATGGTGATCGATGCTGCAAAAGGTATCGAGAGCCAGACCCGCAAACTGTTTGAGGTCTGCCGCCTGCGCGATATTCCGATCATCACCTTCGTCAATAAGATCGACCGTGAAGGCCGCCACGCACTGGAAATCCTCGACGAGATTCAGGAAGCACTGGCGCTGGACGTGACCCCGATGAGCTGGCCAGTGGGCATGGGCTCCGACTTCTTCGGCGTTTACGATCATATTGGCAACCGCTTCTTCACCTCTACTGAAGGCCGTGGCGGTCCGCTCGACACCATCAAAGACGTTAAGGGCCTCGAAGACCCTGAGCTGATCGGCGAACTGTTCGACAACATCCGCGACGAGCTGGAAGAAAACGTGGAACTCGGTGGCGCAGGCTATTCTGAGTTTGATCAGGAAAGCTTCCTTGAAGGCCACCTGACACCAGTCTTCTTCGGTTCTGCTCTGCGTGATTACGGTATCGACCAGATCCTCGACTTCATCGCAGCCCACGCACCGTCTCCGCACTCTCAGCCAGCAACCGGTGGCCGTACCATTGTGCCGGAAGAAAACAAGGTCACAGGCTTTGTGTTCAAAGTTCAGGCGAACATGGACCCGAAACACCGCGACCGCATCGCGTTTGTGCGTCTGTGCTCTGGCACCTTTAAGCGTGGCATGAAGCTTAAGCACGTGCGTGCCGGCAAGCCAATCACCGTCTCTGCGCCAATCTTCTTCTTTGCAGAAGAACGTGAGATCGCGGAAAAAGCCTATCCGGGCGACGTGATCGGCGTACCAAACCATGGCCAGCTGCGTGTGGGCGATACCCTCTCTGAAGGTGAAGAAATCCATGTCACCGGCCTGCCAGCCTTCGCGCCGGAAATCCTGCGCCGCGTCCGCCTGACAGACACCATGCGCGTCAAACAGATGCGCCGTGGCTTGGAAGATCTGGCAGAAGAAGGTCTGGTGCAGATCTTTAAGCCTGCCATCGGCACCAACTGGATTGTCGGCGTGGTCGGCGTGCTTCAGCTCGACGTTGTGGTGGATCGACTGAAAGCAGAATACCAGACAGAGATCGGCTTTGAGCCAGTCATGTACAACACCGCCCGCTGGGCAGAGTGCACAGACCCGCTCAAGCTGGACAAGTTCCTTGAGACCAACCGCGCGCACGTGGCTCTGGACCGGGACGACAAGCCTGTTTACCTCTTCAAGAATGCTTGGGAAGTAACCTATGTAGGCGAAAAGAACCCTGACATCAGCTTCCGCGAAACCCGCGAAATCGTGCACACCTCTTAA
- a CDS encoding peptide ABC transporter substrate-binding protein gives MIKSIRMSALAAALVAATSLSAAAETVYNRGNSADPETLDQHKTSTTYEAHILRDLYEGLVAYNAKGEIIPGAAASWTVSDDGLTYTFKMRDDAKWSNGDPVLAGDFVYSLRRIMNPMTGAKYANVLYPILNSEAVNKGDMEGEKLGVKAIDDKTLEIKLHAPTPYFIQLLAHQSGLPVHPASVEKYGSDFVKPENIVTNGAFVLSSFVPNDAVTAVKNPHFHDAANVALDKVKFYPTEDRGAALRRFQAGELDTNNDAPLEQIEFIRSELGDQFKVAPYLGTYYYALNHESEAMKDPDVRQALSMAIDREFLAEDIWGGTMVAAYSLVPPGIDNYGDPAYSSWAETDLLDREEEAKKILESKGYNESNPLKVEIRYNTSENHKNTAVAIADMWKPLGVEVSMLNTDTKTHYAHLRDRGDFDVARAGWIGDYSDPQNFLFMTESDNTGFNYARYENPEYDALMDEAAVTVDLEKRAEILKKAETIFMRDLPFLPLMYYGSKNLVSDKVSGFESNLLDVHPSRFVKINK, from the coding sequence ATGATCAAGTCCATTCGTATGTCAGCGCTAGCTGCAGCTCTTGTAGCTGCTACTTCGCTATCTGCTGCGGCTGAAACCGTTTACAACCGTGGTAACTCCGCTGACCCGGAAACTCTTGACCAGCATAAGACATCTACTACCTACGAAGCTCACATCCTGCGTGATCTTTACGAAGGTCTTGTTGCTTACAACGCGAAGGGCGAAATCATCCCTGGCGCGGCGGCAAGCTGGACTGTTTCTGACGATGGTCTGACATACACATTCAAGATGCGTGACGACGCGAAATGGTCAAACGGCGACCCAGTTCTTGCTGGTGACTTCGTTTACTCTCTGCGCCGCATCATGAACCCAATGACCGGTGCGAAATACGCAAACGTTCTCTACCCAATCCTGAACTCCGAAGCCGTTAACAAAGGCGACATGGAAGGTGAGAAGCTCGGCGTTAAAGCAATTGATGACAAGACCCTTGAAATCAAGCTGCACGCTCCAACTCCTTACTTCATCCAGCTTCTGGCGCACCAGTCCGGTCTTCCAGTACACCCTGCATCCGTTGAAAAGTACGGTTCTGACTTCGTTAAGCCAGAAAACATCGTAACCAACGGCGCATTTGTACTGTCCAGCTTCGTTCCAAACGATGCAGTGACCGCAGTTAAGAACCCCCACTTCCATGATGCAGCAAACGTTGCTCTGGACAAAGTTAAGTTCTACCCAACTGAAGACCGTGGTGCAGCTCTTCGCCGCTTCCAGGCTGGCGAACTGGACACCAACAACGACGCTCCACTGGAGCAGATTGAATTCATCCGTAGCGAGCTGGGCGACCAGTTCAAAGTAGCGCCTTACCTGGGCACCTACTACTACGCGCTGAACCACGAATCCGAAGCTATGAAAGACCCTGATGTACGTCAGGCTCTGTCCATGGCAATTGACCGTGAGTTCCTGGCAGAAGACATCTGGGGCGGCACCATGGTTGCTGCATACTCCCTCGTGCCTCCAGGAATCGACAACTACGGCGACCCAGCATACTCTTCCTGGGCAGAAACAGATCTGCTCGACCGTGAAGAAGAAGCTAAGAAAATTCTTGAGTCCAAAGGTTACAACGAGAGCAACCCTCTGAAGGTTGAAATCCGTTACAACACCTCTGAGAACCACAAGAACACTGCTGTTGCGATCGCAGACATGTGGAAGCCTCTTGGCGTTGAAGTGTCCATGCTGAACACTGACACCAAGACCCACTACGCACACCTGCGTGACCGTGGTGATTTTGACGTTGCTCGTGCAGGTTGGATCGGTGACTACTCCGACCCACAGAACTTCCTGTTCATGACCGAAAGCGACAACACCGGCTTCAACTACGCTCGCTACGAAAACCCTGAGTACGATGCACTCATGGACGAAGCAGCAGTAACTGTTGACCTTGAAAAGCGCGCAGAAATCCTGAAGAAAGCTGAAACTATCTTCATGCGTGACCTGCCATTCCTGCCTTTGATGTACTACGGCTCCAAGAACCTTGTTTCCGATAAGGTTTCCGGTTTCGAATCCAACCTGTTGGACGTGCATCCAAGCCGCTTCGTCAAGATTAACAAGTAA
- a CDS encoding carboxymuconolactone decarboxylase family protein, which yields MPMFSMDNMRKLKKFNSLATGKTWKMFIAFNAEAMSDGAISKKNKQLISLAAALTTQCPYCIEIHRENAKVCGATDAELAEVVFIAAAIRASSAITHGTHLIEHDE from the coding sequence ATGCCAATGTTCTCCATGGACAATATGCGCAAGCTGAAGAAGTTCAATTCTTTGGCCACCGGCAAAACATGGAAGATGTTTATCGCCTTCAATGCTGAGGCCATGTCTGATGGGGCGATTTCCAAAAAGAACAAGCAGCTCATTTCACTCGCCGCCGCGCTCACCACCCAATGCCCGTATTGCATCGAGATCCACCGCGAGAACGCCAAGGTCTGCGGCGCCACCGATGCAGAGCTCGCCGAAGTGGTTTTCATCGCTGCCGCCATCCGCGCCAGCAGCGCCATCACCCACGGGACGCACCTGATTGAACACGACGAGTGA
- the oppB gene encoding oligopeptide ABC transporter permease OppB, giving the protein MLRYVLSRLLSAIPTLFLIITISFFLMRVAPGGPFDLERPLEAKVMENLNKIYNLDKPLWEQYLIYLKSVLSGDFGPSFFFRDFSINELFAQSLPISMQLGLSALALALAVGGFLGVIAALRQNKGVDYSVMAVATLGVTIPNFVVAPILTLILGVHYGWLPVGGWGGGAFVNMVLPVVTLALPQIAVVARLTRGSMIEALRSNHVRTARAYGLSGYTVVVVHALRGAILPVVSYLGPAAAALLTGSVVIETIFGIPGIGRYFVQGALNRDYTLVMGTVVVVACFVIIFNLIVDLLYAMLDPRVRFD; this is encoded by the coding sequence ATGTTACGCTATGTCCTGAGCAGATTGCTCAGCGCGATACCGACCTTGTTCTTGATCATTACCATTTCCTTCTTCCTTATGCGCGTAGCGCCAGGTGGTCCGTTCGATCTGGAACGTCCACTGGAAGCAAAGGTCATGGAGAACCTGAACAAGATTTACAATTTGGACAAACCTCTTTGGGAACAGTACCTCATTTATCTCAAGAGCGTATTGTCCGGTGATTTTGGTCCAAGTTTCTTCTTCCGAGATTTCTCGATCAATGAACTTTTCGCCCAAAGTCTTCCAATCTCCATGCAGCTCGGTCTTTCCGCACTGGCACTTGCCTTGGCTGTTGGTGGGTTTTTGGGGGTTATCGCAGCACTGCGCCAGAATAAAGGCGTCGACTACTCTGTGATGGCCGTTGCGACGCTCGGGGTGACCATCCCGAACTTTGTTGTGGCACCAATCCTGACGCTCATACTGGGTGTTCATTATGGCTGGCTTCCTGTTGGAGGCTGGGGCGGGGGCGCCTTCGTCAACATGGTTCTGCCTGTCGTAACACTGGCTCTTCCGCAGATTGCTGTTGTTGCGCGCCTGACCCGTGGTTCTATGATCGAAGCACTGCGTTCCAACCACGTCCGTACGGCTCGCGCCTATGGCCTGTCCGGATACACCGTCGTTGTCGTTCACGCTCTGCGTGGTGCGATCCTGCCGGTTGTTTCCTACCTCGGCCCTGCAGCTGCAGCTCTGCTGACTGGTTCCGTGGTTATCGAAACCATCTTCGGCATTCCGGGTATTGGACGTTACTTCGTACAGGGCGCTCTGAACCGTGACTACACACTCGTTATGGGTACCGTAGTGGTCGTCGCCTGTTTCGTCATTATCTTCAACCTCATCGTGGATCTGCTATACGCAATGCTTGATCCTCGCGTGCGTTTTGACTGA
- a CDS encoding class I SAM-dependent methyltransferase, whose amino-acid sequence MKDPALDTLLLPFENGSLDFFENGSADQKALFLRARMGFAMNGLDKSRVVCQQTFAADKDNLERAGFTVTPEASGTYPLVMVLPPRQRDEARALMAQAVKSAGEGGIVIASVSNTEGAKTAESDLTKLAGNAGKLSKNKCRVFWAEISADTINQQLLEEWSQLDAPREILDGRFTSRPGVFAWDHIDKASQLLVKTLPDRLPGRGADLGAGFGYLTSEVVKVNKVKAVDLYEAEKRALDLAETNLKGKTGEVAVDFIWQDVTKGLNRTYDFVVMNPPFHAGGKQDRADIGQGFIKAAAKALRPSGHLWLVANRHLPYEATLDKVFASYEIMADQGGYKVIRAIKANK is encoded by the coding sequence ATGAAAGACCCGGCTCTCGATACGCTTCTGCTGCCTTTTGAAAACGGCAGCCTCGACTTCTTTGAAAACGGCAGTGCAGACCAGAAAGCTCTGTTCCTGCGCGCCCGCATGGGCTTTGCTATGAACGGACTGGATAAGTCCCGCGTGGTCTGCCAGCAGACCTTCGCCGCAGACAAAGACAATCTGGAACGGGCAGGCTTCACTGTCACCCCCGAAGCTTCTGGCACCTATCCGTTGGTTATGGTTCTGCCTCCACGCCAGCGTGACGAGGCCCGTGCACTTATGGCACAGGCTGTTAAAAGCGCGGGTGAGGGCGGCATTGTCATCGCCAGCGTCTCCAACACTGAAGGCGCAAAGACAGCTGAAAGCGATCTGACCAAACTGGCAGGCAACGCTGGCAAGCTTTCTAAAAACAAGTGCCGCGTGTTCTGGGCAGAAATCTCAGCGGACACCATCAACCAGCAACTACTGGAAGAGTGGAGCCAGTTGGATGCGCCACGCGAAATCCTTGATGGCCGTTTCACGAGCCGTCCGGGTGTCTTCGCATGGGACCACATCGACAAAGCCTCCCAGCTTCTGGTCAAAACCCTGCCGGACCGTCTTCCGGGCCGCGGCGCTGATCTGGGCGCTGGCTTTGGCTACCTGACCTCTGAAGTAGTTAAGGTGAACAAGGTCAAAGCGGTGGATCTGTATGAAGCTGAAAAGCGTGCGCTGGATCTGGCTGAAACGAACCTGAAGGGCAAGACGGGCGAAGTGGCCGTCGACTTCATCTGGCAGGATGTCACCAAGGGTCTCAATCGCACCTATGACTTCGTCGTGATGAACCCGCCATTCCACGCAGGTGGCAAGCAGGACCGTGCTGACATCGGTCAGGGCTTCATCAAAGCCGCTGCCAAAGCACTGCGCCCATCTGGTCACCTCTGGCTGGTCGCCAACCGCCATTTGCCATACGAGGCAACGCTGGACAAAGTCTTCGCCTCCTACGAGATCATGGCAGATCAAGGTGGCTACAAGGTCATCCGGGCCATCAAGGCGAACAAGTAA
- a CDS encoding ABC-F family ATP-binding cassette domain-containing protein: MAPPLLHVRDIHLNFGTTPLLTGAELQVGEGERICLVGRNGSGKSTLLKIAAGLSEPDKGEYFLQPGRTIRYLPQEPDLSGYPTVLAYAEGGLAPGDDQYRAKYLLEILGLTGDEDPATLSGGEAKRAAIARALAPEPDILLLDEPTNHLDLPVIEWLESELKQMKSAIVLISHDRRFLENLSRVTYWIDRGISRRMDQGFAKFEEWRDKVFEEEEKEQARLNEKIRQEEHWMVYGVTARRKRNMRRVRELAELRQKRKDHKGPQGTVKMAATEGDISGKLVSEAKGIGKTYEERPIVKNFSTRILRGDRIGFVGPNGAGKTTLLKMLTGELAPDTGTVRLGANLQMITLDQKREKLDPNDTLVNAMTGGSGDMVILGDTSKHVMSYLKDFLFKPEQARTPVRVLSGGERGRLLLARALAAPSNLMVLDEPTNDLDLETLDLLQELISDYPGTVLLVSHDRDFLDRICTSVITMEDESGNWGEYAGGYTDMVRQRGEGVQARKAAKADKPTKEDKSPAPAAKKEDKKSGLNFTQAHRLKAIPGEMEKLEAKIAKAQKELEDPNLFAANPDRFHKVTNAIGKFQEELGALEEEWLELEMLADEG; this comes from the coding sequence ATGGCACCACCGCTTCTTCATGTGCGAGACATACACCTTAACTTTGGGACGACCCCTCTTTTGACTGGTGCAGAGCTGCAAGTCGGGGAAGGCGAGCGGATCTGCTTGGTTGGTCGGAACGGGTCTGGCAAGTCGACACTGCTGAAAATTGCCGCCGGGCTCTCAGAGCCGGATAAGGGGGAGTACTTTTTGCAGCCAGGGAGGACAATTCGCTACCTGCCGCAAGAACCTGACCTTTCGGGGTACCCAACCGTGCTTGCCTACGCAGAAGGTGGACTGGCGCCGGGCGATGATCAATACCGGGCAAAATACTTATTGGAGATTTTGGGCCTGACCGGGGATGAAGATCCGGCGACGCTTTCTGGTGGCGAGGCAAAACGGGCGGCGATTGCGCGGGCGTTGGCGCCGGAGCCGGACATTTTGCTGCTGGACGAGCCGACCAACCATTTGGACCTTCCTGTAATTGAATGGCTGGAATCTGAGCTGAAGCAGATGAAGTCTGCCATTGTTCTGATCTCACACGACCGTCGTTTTCTGGAAAACCTATCGCGCGTAACCTACTGGATCGACAGAGGCATCTCTCGCCGTATGGACCAGGGCTTTGCCAAGTTTGAAGAGTGGCGAGACAAGGTTTTTGAAGAGGAAGAAAAAGAGCAGGCACGGCTGAACGAGAAAATCCGGCAGGAAGAGCATTGGATGGTTTATGGCGTGACGGCACGTCGTAAGCGGAACATGCGCCGGGTGCGGGAGTTGGCTGAGCTGCGTCAGAAGCGCAAGGATCACAAAGGTCCGCAGGGCACTGTTAAAATGGCCGCCACTGAGGGCGATATCTCCGGCAAGCTGGTTTCTGAAGCCAAGGGCATCGGCAAGACCTACGAAGAGCGCCCGATCGTCAAAAACTTCTCCACCCGCATTTTGCGTGGAGACCGGATTGGCTTTGTGGGGCCGAACGGTGCTGGCAAGACCACCTTGCTCAAAATGCTGACCGGCGAGCTGGCTCCGGACACGGGCACTGTGCGCCTTGGCGCCAACCTGCAGATGATCACGCTGGACCAGAAGCGCGAGAAGCTGGACCCGAATGACACGCTCGTCAATGCCATGACAGGTGGCAGTGGGGACATGGTTATTCTGGGGGACACCTCCAAGCATGTCATGAGTTATCTCAAGGACTTCCTGTTTAAGCCGGAACAAGCGCGCACCCCTGTGCGTGTGCTTTCGGGCGGGGAACGGGGACGTTTGTTGCTGGCGCGTGCGCTGGCTGCACCTTCCAACCTGATGGTACTCGATGAGCCGACCAACGATCTGGACCTTGAAACGCTGGATCTGTTGCAGGAGCTGATTTCTGATTATCCCGGCACCGTTCTGCTTGTGAGCCACGACCGTGACTTCCTTGATCGCATTTGTACCAGCGTGATCACCATGGAAGATGAGAGCGGCAATTGGGGTGAGTATGCGGGCGGTTACACCGACATGGTGCGCCAACGCGGTGAAGGGGTGCAGGCGCGCAAAGCGGCCAAGGCCGATAAGCCGACTAAGGAGGATAAGTCCCCTGCACCTGCTGCGAAAAAAGAGGATAAGAAGTCTGGCCTCAACTTCACGCAGGCGCACCGGCTGAAGGCCATTCCGGGTGAGATGGAAAAGCTGGAAGCGAAAATTGCCAAAGCTCAGAAGGAGTTAGAAGACCCGAACCTGTTTGCGGCCAATCCGGATCGTTTTCACAAAGTGACGAACGCTATTGGGAAGTTTCAGGAGGAGCTTGGCGCGCTGGAAGAAGAGTGGCTGGAGCTAGAGATGCTGGCCGACGAGGGCTAA
- a CDS encoding AraC family transcriptional regulator, translating to MRHEALQKNIYTQRINRAMDYIERNICEDLSLAQIADAACFSPYHFHRIFKAMTGETVNQFTSRLRVEKAARRLKQNPSISITDAALDMGFASPSTFARSFQARFGMPASQWRRDATASVEARVNETMVLERPRSGLVADKVEVGKLEPRTVAYVRRTGNFQERPEIFGEAFGTLMAWAGPRGLAHGAEMMCLFHDDPQVTDAEMMRFSSCLTLRGPANVEGEVGKMVVGGGRYACGHFVITHDQSQAAWEYMFGDWLPLSGYEPENIPCFQLYPSMTGEMGPHEVVICIPVRPLS from the coding sequence ATGCGGCATGAGGCTTTGCAGAAGAATATCTATACGCAGCGGATCAACCGGGCGATGGATTATATTGAGCGCAACATCTGCGAGGATCTTTCTCTTGCGCAGATTGCGGATGCGGCCTGTTTTTCTCCCTATCACTTTCACCGCATTTTCAAGGCGATGACCGGTGAGACGGTGAACCAGTTCACCAGTCGGCTGCGGGTTGAGAAGGCGGCGCGGCGGCTGAAGCAGAACCCGTCGATTTCCATTACGGATGCAGCGCTGGACATGGGCTTTGCCTCCCCTTCCACCTTTGCGCGCTCGTTTCAGGCACGGTTTGGCATGCCTGCCAGCCAATGGCGGCGGGATGCGACGGCCTCGGTTGAGGCGCGGGTCAATGAGACCATGGTTCTGGAGCGGCCCCGGTCCGGCTTGGTGGCGGACAAGGTGGAGGTGGGCAAGCTGGAGCCGCGCACGGTGGCTTATGTGCGGCGCACCGGCAACTTTCAGGAACGGCCTGAGATTTTTGGTGAGGCCTTCGGCACGCTGATGGCGTGGGCCGGTCCGCGCGGGCTGGCGCATGGGGCAGAGATGATGTGTCTGTTCCACGATGATCCGCAGGTGACCGATGCGGAGATGATGCGCTTCAGCTCCTGCCTGACCTTGCGCGGGCCAGCGAATGTGGAAGGTGAAGTGGGCAAGATGGTGGTTGGCGGCGGGCGTTATGCCTGCGGTCATTTCGTGATCACCCATGATCAGTCACAGGCGGCGTGGGAATACATGTTCGGCGACTGGCTGCCTTTGAGCGGGTATGAGCCGGAGAACATCCCCTGCTTCCAGCTGTACCCTTCCATGACCGGGGAGATGGGGCCGCATGAAGTGGTGATCTGCATTCCGGTGCGCCCGCTTTCGTAG
- a CDS encoding potassium channel family protein yields MQSKSLKNLFDYRIEVFLFSQMLLMFGALILPGQTLEAHVFSAFYIFNIATGMLITLKKREFFRMVAVLLGCSLVLAFLDTPIFPTIDPLVPQIAIYFAFHAVVAVVLIDEMLRTFEENYRVVLGVLSGYISIGMVSFFLFILIEHMHPGSFKGLPIEDLNTHSQEEALMYAAFITLMTIGYGDIVPITPIARKAAIIVGLAGQFYMVVLTAIIVGKFLKYRQPRKKD; encoded by the coding sequence GTGCAGTCGAAGTCTTTAAAGAACCTGTTTGACTATCGGATTGAAGTGTTTCTCTTCAGTCAGATGTTGCTCATGTTTGGCGCACTGATCCTGCCGGGGCAAACGCTGGAAGCCCATGTGTTCAGCGCGTTTTATATCTTCAACATCGCCACCGGCATGCTGATTACGCTAAAGAAGCGAGAGTTCTTCCGCATGGTCGCCGTCCTGCTGGGGTGTTCGCTGGTCCTGGCATTTCTGGATACGCCCATCTTCCCCACAATCGACCCGCTGGTCCCACAGATCGCCATCTACTTTGCTTTTCATGCAGTGGTGGCCGTGGTGTTGATAGACGAAATGCTCCGGACCTTCGAAGAGAACTACCGTGTCGTTCTGGGGGTGCTCAGTGGCTACATCTCCATCGGCATGGTCTCGTTCTTTCTCTTTATACTTATAGAACACATGCACCCGGGCTCGTTCAAAGGTCTGCCCATTGAAGATCTGAACACCCACTCGCAGGAAGAGGCTCTCATGTACGCCGCCTTCATCACGCTGATGACAATCGGCTACGGCGACATCGTGCCCATTACACCCATCGCCAGAAAGGCCGCGATTATTGTAGGTCTGGCAGGTCAGTTTTACATGGTTGTGCTCACCGCCATCATCGTTGGCAAGTTTTTAAAGTACCGGCAACCACGCAAAAAAGATTGA
- a CDS encoding pseudouridine synthase, which translates to MRLVKLLANLGYGSRKEMQAAIRNGWVTDKDGNAIKADSKLPHDEILFDDEPLDPPEGSVILLNKPLGYTCSMKDRGRLVFDLLPDRYRVRKPALSFVGRLDKDTTGLLLFTDDGKLLHRIISPKADVAKIYEVELDRPMTGGEGDLFASGEMMLENETNPLKPAELEVLSETTARLTLHEGRYHQVRRMFAATGNHVTTLHRAQLGGLTLDGVEEGTWKLLTQDDIAKIFG; encoded by the coding sequence ATGAGACTCGTGAAACTGCTTGCAAATCTGGGATACGGCAGCCGCAAGGAAATGCAGGCCGCCATCCGCAATGGTTGGGTCACCGATAAAGACGGGAACGCAATCAAAGCCGACAGCAAGCTGCCTCATGATGAAATCCTGTTTGATGACGAGCCGCTGGACCCGCCAGAAGGCTCCGTCATCCTGCTCAACAAACCGCTGGGCTACACCTGTTCCATGAAAGATCGCGGGCGTTTGGTCTTCGACCTGCTGCCAGATCGCTACCGCGTCCGCAAACCAGCACTGTCCTTCGTGGGCAGACTGGACAAGGACACCACCGGCCTGCTGCTGTTCACCGATGACGGCAAGCTGCTGCACCGGATCATCTCGCCCAAGGCAGATGTTGCAAAGATCTACGAGGTTGAACTCGACCGCCCCATGACTGGTGGGGAAGGCGACCTGTTTGCCTCCGGTGAAATGATGCTGGAAAACGAGACCAACCCGCTCAAACCAGCAGAACTGGAAGTCTTAAGCGAGACAACAGCCCGCCTTACCCTCCACGAAGGCCGCTACCATCAGGTCCGCCGCATGTTCGCCGCCACCGGCAACCACGTCACCACCCTCCACCGCGCCCAGCTCGGCGGCCTCACACTGGATGGCGTGGAAGAGGGCACCTGGAAGCTCCTCACACAAGACGATATCGCCAAGATCTTCGGGTAG